From one Lactiplantibacillus paraplantarum genomic stretch:
- a CDS encoding DUF771 domain-containing protein: MKQVLQVTVPVQIPDSMKLIPDDMHGFEGESLIGRTWTSKDLRKWCGNKSWGWILDNIIYNPKYSREIGYMEQHHQLIHRGVKGSPWRFKARVMAEFLDRHWEELPW; this comes from the coding sequence ATGAAGCAAGTTTTACAAGTAACAGTACCGGTTCAAATTCCAGATAGCATGAAGTTGATACCAGATGATATGCATGGGTTTGAGGGAGAAAGTCTTATTGGACGTACATGGACGTCAAAAGATTTGCGTAAATGGTGCGGCAATAAATCTTGGGGTTGGATATTAGATAATATTATTTATAACCCAAAATATAGTCGTGAGATTGGTTATATGGAACAGCACCATCAATTGATTCATAGAGGGGTTAAAGGCAGCCCTTGGCGTTTTAAAGCTCGTGTAATGGCTGAGTTTTTAGATAGGCACTGGGAGGAATTGCCATGGTAA
- a CDS encoding YopX family protein, whose product MIKFRAWDKIQNKMLLPDNIEFIHGQAYWAEASTDGQDGYSNDGAVDGIDALFKLEQFTGLKDVDGKDIYEGDILATSSMIYGKNITDYLKVECREDYAGFYCGEKPLFACLGEWDNDIKFPQTYPEIVGDIHRNADLLEH is encoded by the coding sequence ATGATTAAGTTTAGAGCATGGGACAAAATTCAGAATAAAATGCTGTTACCTGACAATATTGAATTTATTCATGGTCAAGCCTATTGGGCAGAGGCTAGTACTGATGGACAGGACGGGTACTCAAACGATGGCGCAGTTGATGGAATTGACGCACTGTTTAAGCTTGAGCAGTTTACCGGCCTGAAAGACGTGGACGGCAAGGATATCTACGAGGGCGACATTTTAGCTACGTCATCTATGATATATGGGAAAAACATTACTGACTATTTAAAAGTCGAATGTCGAGAGGATTACGCAGGATTCTATTGTGGGGAGAAGCCGTTATTTGCTTGTTTGGGTGAATGGGACAATGATATTAAATTTCCACAAACCTATCCTGAAATAGTTGGCGACATCCATCGCAATGCTGATTTGTTAGAACACTGA
- a CDS encoding pentapeptide repeat-containing protein translates to MKQTELDVIINLHNKWLNNETGGERADLWCADLRRANLRGADLWCTDLRCADLRGADLEGANLNWVNWHESTGLKVYVAGLQSSRDNAQLTYIPSLDVATTGCYQGTWTELKQRVADEYKDQDERIYKAYQLAIDYIEAQVALDKAFGED, encoded by the coding sequence ATGAAGCAAACTGAATTAGACGTAATTATTAATTTACACAATAAATGGCTGAACAACGAGACCGGCGGTGAGCGTGCCGACTTATGGTGTGCTGACTTACGGCGTGCCAACTTAAGGGGTGCCGACTTATGGTGTACCGACTTAAGGTGTGCCGATTTAAGGGGTGCTGACTTAGAGGGTGCCAACCTAAATTGGGTCAACTGGCACGAATCAACCGGCCTTAAAGTGTACGTAGCTGGCTTGCAAAGCTCGCGCGATAATGCTCAATTAACTTATATCCCGTCGCTAGATGTGGCAACGACTGGCTGTTACCAAGGAACATGGACGGAACTTAAGCAACGAGTGGCTGATGAATACAAAGACCAAGACGAACGTATCTATAAGGCCTATCAGCTGGCAATTGATTACATCGAGGCTCAAGTGGCATTGGATAAAGCGTTCGGGGAGGATTGA
- a CDS encoding putative HNHc nuclease has protein sequence MPQAMGRVLEIKDNIVTIELTQSDQLQYLVSNGEVGLLYDDGRHITAAQQHKIYALLGEIDRWAGNYLPELTKTQMKEQYALYSGIYDGFSLANCSETVATNFIEYLIDFCLAWNVPFLTRTLDEVQGQYGWERTCLKYKKCCICGNHADVAHVHAVGIGRDRNHIKHIGNQVMPLCRVHHNQQHNIGIYSFMAKYHIKGVRVTPDVAAMLRLGDWRTEPGDPITLTEAQNEEI, from the coding sequence TTGCCACAAGCAATGGGGCGCGTGCTAGAAATCAAGGACAACATTGTGACAATCGAACTAACCCAGTCCGACCAGTTGCAATATCTAGTGTCGAATGGTGAAGTTGGCTTGCTTTACGATGATGGGCGCCATATTACGGCCGCTCAGCAGCACAAGATATATGCCTTGCTGGGTGAGATTGACCGTTGGGCGGGCAACTACTTACCTGAGTTGACTAAGACACAAATGAAGGAGCAGTACGCGCTATATAGCGGAATCTATGACGGCTTTTCGTTGGCAAACTGTTCGGAGACGGTGGCAACCAACTTTATTGAATACCTAATTGATTTTTGTCTAGCGTGGAACGTACCATTTCTAACACGAACGTTGGATGAAGTGCAAGGTCAGTATGGCTGGGAGCGGACTTGTCTCAAGTATAAGAAATGCTGCATTTGTGGCAACCATGCGGATGTCGCGCATGTTCACGCTGTCGGCATTGGTCGTGATCGTAATCATATCAAACACATTGGTAATCAGGTGATGCCACTGTGTCGGGTTCATCATAATCAACAGCATAATATCGGAATTTATAGTTTCATGGCGAAATATCATATTAAAGGGGTTCGGGTTACGCCTGACGTTGCGGCGATGTTAAGGCTTGGCGATTGGCGGACTGAGCCAGGAGACCCAATCACCTTAACGGAGGCCCAAAATGAAGAGATTTAA
- a CDS encoding ATP-binding protein, producing MVKPTKIQESIERLMNSRFETYGVNCPNCGTPLLRPKTVDSVTGRKLAGACPGVITYTENGQLRRKKCGYTEPVAQRTIPTATELTTVAHRNDALGYLRTYSVTSSSDVMRHRFKNYMATDEPERRVLVRCQQIAKQIADGKTVHSLLIGKTGRGKTHLAMGMLYAVLAQTGYKTTKQVTKNGETKTVYVSWKALFIDWHELIELQKQSFKDDTLKRQVNKILFEIKQADVVVLDDFGSERDTEYSQDLVDRFWRDRENKTVIVTTNLDGKGLENRYGARTLSRMKNYGVGNGVAFSAIKDYRGEV from the coding sequence ATGGTAAAACCCACAAAAATACAGGAATCAATTGAGCGGTTGATGAACAGTCGGTTTGAAACCTATGGCGTGAATTGCCCAAACTGTGGCACACCACTGTTACGGCCCAAGACGGTTGACTCAGTGACTGGTAGAAAACTAGCTGGGGCTTGCCCAGGAGTGATTACCTACACTGAGAATGGACAACTGCGCCGCAAGAAGTGTGGGTATACCGAACCTGTTGCACAGCGAACGATTCCAACGGCCACAGAATTAACGACGGTCGCACATCGCAATGATGCCTTGGGCTATCTGAGAACCTATAGCGTGACTAGTAGTTCTGATGTCATGCGGCACCGTTTTAAGAACTATATGGCGACGGATGAGCCTGAGAGACGAGTGCTAGTGAGGTGTCAGCAAATAGCGAAGCAGATTGCTGATGGCAAAACTGTGCATAGTCTATTAATTGGCAAAACGGGTCGTGGTAAGACGCACTTAGCAATGGGAATGCTATATGCCGTGTTGGCTCAAACAGGGTATAAGACAACTAAGCAGGTTACAAAAAATGGCGAGACTAAAACCGTCTATGTCAGTTGGAAGGCACTATTTATTGACTGGCATGAGCTTATTGAGTTGCAAAAACAGTCGTTTAAAGACGATACGTTGAAGCGACAGGTTAACAAAATTTTATTTGAAATTAAACAGGCCGATGTAGTCGTACTAGATGACTTTGGCAGTGAACGTGATACCGAATACTCGCAAGACTTAGTAGATCGGTTTTGGCGTGATCGGGAGAACAAGACGGTGATTGTGACGACTAACTTAGATGGTAAGGGTCTCGAAAATCGTTACGGCGCGCGAACATTAAGTCGAATGAAGAATTACGGTGTTGGTAATGGTGTTGCATTCAGTGCAATCAAGGATTATCGCGGTGAAGTATAA
- a CDS encoding phage replisome organizer N-terminal domain-containing protein, with the protein MAEKTYYWIKLQMDFFKSPAVRLLRRMSGGDTYAVIYLEMILLSLENGGYIYFTGIGKDFSEELGLILEEQQVDVEFLLTFLNAKHLIEYSDEDASAFRFADDVTEGLVGKESSSAKRVRAYRKRQKALQSNSDVTGRNVEKEKEKELELDLEQESEQEKESGADQTAQRADLPAPSVSLENEFDLIWNQYPNKKGKKQAFAHYKIWRKQSIKHTNDYLLERLRLYQQDLAANKWKQPMNGSTWFNGRFDDDYQAPSANRHANGFALEDRDVADDDLPW; encoded by the coding sequence ATGGCTGAAAAAACGTATTACTGGATCAAGTTACAAATGGACTTTTTTAAATCCCCAGCAGTGCGCTTATTGCGCCGGATGTCGGGTGGCGACACCTACGCTGTTATTTATTTGGAGATGATTCTGCTATCGCTTGAGAATGGTGGCTATATCTACTTTACGGGGATTGGTAAAGATTTTTCTGAGGAGCTAGGGCTGATTCTTGAGGAGCAACAAGTCGATGTTGAGTTTTTATTAACGTTTTTGAATGCGAAACATTTGATTGAATATTCTGATGAAGATGCAAGTGCCTTTCGATTTGCGGATGATGTTACAGAAGGCTTAGTTGGCAAGGAAAGTTCATCAGCTAAGCGCGTGCGGGCCTACCGTAAACGTCAAAAAGCGTTACAAAGTAACAGTGATGTAACAGGACGTAACGTAGAGAAAGAGAAAGAGAAAGAATTAGAACTAGATTTAGAGCAAGAGTCAGAACAAGAAAAAGAATCAGGAGCAGACCAAACAGCGCAACGTGCGGACCTACCCGCACCATCCGTGTCACTAGAAAATGAATTTGACCTGATTTGGAATCAATATCCAAATAAAAAGGGAAAGAAGCAAGCGTTCGCCCATTATAAAATATGGCGTAAACAGAGTATCAAGCATACTAATGACTACTTGTTGGAACGATTACGCCTGTATCAACAGGATTTGGCTGCCAATAAGTGGAAACAACCAATGAACGGGTCGACCTGGTTTAATGGTCGCTTCGATGATGATTATCAGGCACCGAGTGCTAACCGACATGCGAATGGGTTTGCATTAGAAGACCGTGATGTTGCGGATGATGATTTGCCATGGTAA
- a CDS encoding single-stranded DNA-binding protein, translating into MNVVSLYGRITNDLELKYTQSGKAVLSFSIAVRGYGDNSNFIRCQAWEKRAEMLTKYFHKGSRIGITGQLISGKYESNGQTHYTQDVVVNTVDFVDSKQESAQQRQRADTADAAQQAQAGINAQNPQHNPFENNGKQIDISDADMPF; encoded by the coding sequence ATGAATGTGGTAAGTCTATATGGTCGAATTACGAATGATTTAGAGCTGAAGTATACGCAGAGTGGTAAAGCTGTTTTAAGTTTTAGCATTGCGGTGCGTGGCTATGGTGATAACAGTAACTTTATTCGTTGCCAAGCATGGGAAAAACGCGCTGAAATGCTGACGAAGTATTTTCACAAAGGCAGTCGAATCGGGATCACAGGACAGTTGATCAGTGGCAAATATGAGAGTAATGGTCAAACTCATTACACGCAAGATGTCGTCGTTAATACGGTTGACTTTGTGGATAGCAAGCAAGAGTCAGCCCAACAACGACAGCGGGCTGACACAGCGGATGCGGCCCAACAAGCGCAAGCAGGTATTAACGCACAAAATCCACAACACAATCCATTTGAAAACAATGGCAAGCAGATTGACATCAGTGATGCTGATATGCCGTTTTAG
- a CDS encoding ERF family protein: MTDKETDVPKVEKVTPEKRVELQAAFNTGLAKFRSQVKAPAKNGHVNYGTKNGNNKKYDYVLLDDLIKSIDDGLKATGLAWYQEAEIDMKVIRVRTIIVHTTGFVYHSPWMKFTTNGQPQEAGSAITYAKRYSLGASFGVSSEVDDDGAATSAPAASPSIAQHSGGQRQQRGGVNQRRQNNNQTNTSSGPLKQAMHQIELISQATGRDQPDIYQELMGQTGYVDAELNTTSNAVKFFNAAKQMRHDLEGGNV, encoded by the coding sequence ATGACCGATAAAGAAACGGATGTACCAAAAGTAGAGAAAGTTACGCCAGAAAAACGAGTTGAGTTACAAGCGGCATTTAATACTGGATTGGCTAAGTTCCGGTCTCAAGTTAAGGCCCCAGCCAAAAATGGACACGTTAATTACGGAACGAAAAATGGCAATAACAAAAAATACGATTATGTTCTACTGGATGACTTAATCAAATCGATTGACGATGGCTTGAAAGCGACTGGATTAGCTTGGTATCAGGAAGCTGAAATCGATATGAAAGTCATCCGTGTGCGGACAATCATCGTGCATACAACTGGTTTTGTTTACCATTCACCGTGGATGAAGTTTACAACGAACGGCCAGCCCCAGGAAGCTGGGAGCGCGATCACTTATGCTAAACGGTATTCGTTAGGAGCCTCATTCGGTGTGAGTTCCGAGGTTGATGATGACGGAGCTGCAACGAGCGCCCCGGCGGCATCACCGAGTATTGCTCAACACAGTGGTGGACAACGCCAACAGCGTGGCGGTGTTAACCAGCGACGCCAGAATAACAATCAAACTAATACTAGTAGTGGTCCCTTGAAGCAAGCAATGCATCAAATCGAATTAATCAGTCAAGCTACGGGGCGTGACCAACCTGATATTTATCAAGAACTAATGGGACAAACGGGCTACGTCGATGCTGAGCTGAATACGACCAGTAATGCTGTGAAGTTCTTCAATGCTGCTAAGCAAATGCGGCACGATTTGGAAGGTGGAAACGTATGA
- a CDS encoding ORF6N domain-containing protein, giving the protein MQDVEQIKFNGELILTTEQLAEFYGATNTAIKQNFANNKTKFIEGIHYYLLKANSLKQFKSQVENFDLPINKFSSHLYLWTKRGASRHSKMLGTDRAWDMFDELEENYFNPSRPALPTSPRELAKLALDANEETNQRLDDVEDDLKDLKENQVIPQPDYNILARRINQRVSEVSNSYGSITQKQRGELFKDINGGVKKIAGVSARSMLRKKDYRMVMDFVNDWEPSTATKTIIRQTSLGLYE; this is encoded by the coding sequence ATGCAAGACGTAGAACAAATCAAATTTAATGGAGAACTGATTTTGACTACAGAGCAATTAGCTGAGTTTTATGGGGCAACGAACACAGCGATTAAACAAAATTTCGCCAATAACAAGACTAAGTTTATTGAAGGTATCCATTATTATTTGCTTAAAGCAAACAGTTTGAAACAATTTAAAAGCCAGGTAGAAAATTTCGACTTGCCTATTAATAAATTTTCTAGTCATTTGTATCTGTGGACTAAGCGTGGCGCCAGTCGGCATTCAAAAATGCTAGGTACTGATCGAGCCTGGGATATGTTTGACGAGTTGGAAGAAAATTATTTTAATCCATCACGTCCAGCATTACCAACGTCACCACGTGAACTTGCAAAATTGGCACTGGACGCAAATGAGGAAACTAACCAGCGATTGGATGATGTTGAGGATGATTTAAAAGACCTAAAAGAGAACCAAGTTATTCCTCAGCCAGATTACAATATTCTGGCACGTCGGATTAATCAGCGAGTATCTGAGGTATCAAATAGCTATGGCAGCATTACTCAAAAGCAGCGTGGCGAATTATTCAAAGACATTAATGGCGGTGTCAAGAAGATTGCCGGTGTAAGCGCTCGGTCGATGTTGCGGAAAAAGGATTATCGGATGGTAATGGACTTCGTTAATGACTGGGAGCCATCGACCGCCACAAAGACCATTATTCGACAAACATCATTAGGCTTATATGAATAA
- a CDS encoding helix-turn-helix transcriptional regulator: MTEEKLINGAKAITTKIKIGLFERDMSQVELAKLIGEGPTQVNRAIHADMSPKSIDIRQKIYRVLNIEN; the protein is encoded by the coding sequence ATGACTGAGGAAAAATTAATTAATGGTGCCAAAGCAATTACGACCAAAATTAAGATTGGATTATTTGAACGTGATATGAGTCAAGTTGAATTAGCCAAATTGATTGGTGAGGGCCCTACACAGGTAAATCGAGCAATTCATGCGGATATGTCACCTAAGTCTATCGATATTCGACAAAAAATTTACCGCGTATTAAATATTGAAAACTAG
- a CDS encoding helix-turn-helix domain-containing protein: protein MNSLSIICDKKSNLYSTICDNNFINTLRSVDMTTLERIKKLSKQRGWSLQTLAEKAGLGKNSIYRWDAKTPSTASLQKVAKVLDVSVADLLGSESTVQSDEPKHIDVDDIVNSVAPLTQRDHALSDEDQAAIRALVKTYLESKEGQDRLRKYGGYDNNGKKTDGK, encoded by the coding sequence ATGAATTCATTATCAATCATTTGTGATAAAAAGTCAAACTTATATTCCACCATTTGTGATAATAATTTCATCAATACCCTTAGGAGTGTTGATATGACTACATTAGAAAGAATAAAAAAACTTTCTAAGCAACGCGGATGGTCACTACAAACTTTAGCTGAAAAAGCAGGTTTAGGAAAAAATAGCATTTATCGCTGGGATGCAAAAACACCCAGTACCGCTAGCCTACAAAAAGTTGCCAAAGTTCTAGACGTCTCTGTCGCCGATTTGCTTGGAAGCGAAAGCACTGTTCAATCGGATGAACCAAAACACATTGACGTTGATGACATCGTTAATAGTGTTGCGCCACTTACACAACGTGATCATGCTTTATCCGATGAGGACCAGGCTGCTATTCGTGCGCTTGTCAAAACTTACCTTGAAAGTAAGGAAGGACAAGACCGACTACGTAAATATGGTGGTTACGATAATAATGGCAAAAAAACTGATGGGAAATGA
- a CDS encoding site-specific integrase, whose product MASITKRNGKWAVRVSYYDEFGKRCFKNKSGFTRKKEAEQWATELEQAKFDKSIGKTDTTTLFSDYYERWLETYKFGKVARITEQEYRYTLRQIAELLPKIQLSAMTRLRYQQFINDFVHGNSQQRTKRNLKDDQPYHSKSSVEKLHGHIHAAVVDAVADNLIKSDFCLHAELGGHAGKSAQLKYLDAEDMQKLAAEVNTDIKLTSTSKSMIYTGLLTGMRVAEVSALTWPDIDWQNKTVRVNKSWDYVYGQKFKKTKTESSIRTITVTDDLLNHLKTLHALQMAVKLDNPDHLVFMNKRGRIPSPGACDNLLKKYHDSLGIKRISFHGLRHTHASYLLYCGVKMEYISKRLGHKNSSITRNVYAHMIKEDQRQENERTLKALSQVN is encoded by the coding sequence ATGGCAAGTATTACTAAAAGAAATGGTAAGTGGGCCGTCCGCGTCAGTTACTATGACGAATTCGGCAAACGATGCTTTAAAAACAAAAGTGGTTTCACTCGCAAAAAAGAAGCTGAACAATGGGCTACCGAATTAGAACAAGCTAAGTTTGATAAATCCATTGGTAAGACTGACACAACGACACTCTTTTCTGATTACTATGAACGATGGCTAGAAACTTACAAATTTGGCAAAGTTGCACGAATTACCGAACAGGAATACCGATACACTCTCCGTCAAATCGCTGAACTTTTACCAAAGATCCAACTATCAGCAATGACTCGGCTGCGGTATCAACAATTCATTAATGACTTTGTTCATGGTAACTCACAACAGCGTACCAAACGTAATCTTAAAGACGACCAGCCCTATCATAGTAAATCATCCGTTGAAAAGCTGCACGGTCATATTCACGCTGCTGTTGTTGATGCCGTGGCTGATAACTTAATTAAGTCTGATTTCTGTCTGCACGCTGAGTTAGGCGGTCATGCGGGTAAATCAGCACAGTTAAAGTACCTTGATGCCGAGGACATGCAAAAACTAGCCGCTGAGGTTAATACGGATATCAAGTTAACCTCTACCAGCAAATCAATGATCTACACTGGTTTACTAACTGGAATGCGAGTGGCCGAGGTTTCTGCACTCACTTGGCCCGATATTGATTGGCAAAACAAAACCGTACGCGTTAATAAGTCATGGGATTATGTTTATGGTCAAAAATTCAAGAAAACTAAAACCGAATCGAGTATTCGGACAATAACCGTAACTGACGATCTTTTAAATCATCTTAAAACGTTACACGCTTTACAAATGGCAGTTAAATTGGACAACCCAGATCATTTGGTTTTCATGAATAAGCGTGGTCGTATTCCCTCTCCAGGTGCATGCGATAATCTGCTTAAAAAATACCACGACTCATTGGGTATTAAACGGATTAGCTTTCACGGCCTACGTCACACTCATGCTAGTTACCTACTCTACTGTGGTGTGAAGATGGAATACATCTCAAAACGATTAGGTCACAAGAACAGTTCCATCACTCGTAACGTCTACGCTCATATGATTAAAGAAGACCAACGACAGGAAAACGAACGGACCTTAAAAGCCCTCTCTCAGGTCAACTAA
- a CDS encoding methyltransferase, producing the protein MINLENSWLKEAHQSMHGWDFDHLAGRWQTETLPWDYKTLVRERLRPDAQWLDIDTGGGELMSQFEHRPDLTAVTEGWQPNIDLLRQTLVPTGVTLYPDSAEQLTAVPNATFDMVTNSHGAMPIARIGEVLKPGGWFVTQQVGATNNYSLSRFFDERYQSAYPDNHLLTVVTRMQAAGFEILRADQAFVKMSFRDIGAIVYYATVIPWEFPNFDVTRILPKLHQLQALLAVNGQITTFEDRFVIVAHKPNR; encoded by the coding sequence ATGATAAATTTAGAAAACAGTTGGCTTAAGGAAGCCCATCAGTCAATGCACGGTTGGGATTTTGACCATTTGGCGGGACGTTGGCAGACGGAAACGTTGCCGTGGGATTATAAGACATTGGTGCGTGAACGGTTACGACCTGATGCTCAGTGGTTAGATATTGATACGGGTGGCGGTGAATTGATGAGTCAATTTGAGCATCGTCCTGATTTGACTGCCGTTACTGAGGGGTGGCAACCAAATATTGACTTGTTGAGGCAAACGCTCGTCCCAACTGGTGTCACACTTTATCCAGACTCGGCCGAACAATTGACGGCAGTACCGAATGCAACCTTTGATATGGTAACAAATAGTCATGGTGCCATGCCGATAGCTCGGATAGGCGAAGTTTTAAAGCCGGGTGGATGGTTTGTCACACAACAAGTGGGAGCGACCAATAATTATAGCTTATCTCGGTTCTTTGACGAACGGTATCAATCAGCTTATCCGGATAATCATTTGCTGACAGTCGTGACCCGCATGCAGGCGGCCGGGTTTGAAATTCTACGTGCCGACCAAGCGTTTGTTAAAATGAGCTTTAGGGATATTGGCGCAATTGTCTATTATGCAACGGTTATTCCGTGGGAGTTTCCTAATTTTGATGTCACACGGATATTACCTAAATTACATCAACTGCAAGCTTTGCTAGCCGTTAATGGTCAAATTACAACGTTTGAGGATCGATTTGTGATTGTGGCGCATAAACCAAATAGGTGA
- a CDS encoding heavy metal-binding domain-containing protein has translation MTQLLVTTTENIPGHPYEVVGEVFGLTTQSKNLVRNIGAGLKGLVGGEIKDYTKMLEESRDVAVNRLRDNASAMGADAVVMMRFDTGSISQDMQSVAAYGTAVRFVTKEPIGDNE, from the coding sequence ATGACACAATTATTAGTTACTACTACTGAAAACATCCCAGGGCACCCTTATGAAGTCGTGGGTGAAGTCTTTGGTTTAACAACGCAATCTAAAAACCTAGTCCGTAATATCGGGGCGGGCTTAAAAGGTCTCGTTGGCGGTGAAATTAAGGACTACACCAAGATGCTCGAAGAATCACGCGATGTGGCTGTTAACCGGTTACGCGATAACGCTAGTGCCATGGGTGCCGATGCCGTTGTCATGATGCGTTTTGATACTGGATCAATTAGTCAAGACATGCAATCGGTCGCAGCTTACGGCACGGCAGTCCGCTTCGTCACCAAAGAACCAATTGGTGATAATGAATAA
- a CDS encoding MFS transporter, with product MKNLSHNRAFVTLTVADIFETIGTSLFNIILLTYARTFAQASLMVSLVSVATVLPGVFGIITGRLADTQSNKRGWLVGLKFIQAMLYMVLAQLITSKQVGLLLIIIAINLCSDILGMMSSSLRMPLLQAKVTADLQEEALGINQGIGVLVQTLGQALGVSILAATGDYQLAGYLNAVTFLLAGVVLLCGYGALKLPSVPAATTPPFRQLLQQVRVAMEAGAHMNVLALLASVLLLNAVGASVDALLNLYLIDHGAALPLSFGSAVLVMNTAFVIGSVAGNLLHTGWFQKWSFRAVMLTTVVTFEGLFINLLSWQNYWVVVTVMMIGGFCMGQANPKLMASLLKVADRQIVGSLSGIINSLATISIPIGSVGLVLLANVVGPQAAYLTAMGLLLACGGCLFIRR from the coding sequence ATGAAAAATCTAAGTCATAATCGCGCGTTTGTCACGTTAACAGTCGCTGATATTTTTGAGACAATTGGCACTAGCTTATTTAACATTATTTTATTGACGTATGCCCGGACATTCGCGCAGGCTAGTTTGATGGTCTCGCTAGTTTCAGTAGCTACCGTGCTACCCGGTGTTTTTGGTATTATTACTGGTCGGCTGGCGGATACGCAATCCAATAAGCGTGGTTGGTTGGTCGGATTGAAATTTATTCAGGCCATGTTATATATGGTATTGGCACAACTTATTACGAGTAAACAGGTCGGCTTACTATTGATCATTATTGCCATCAATTTATGCTCGGATATCCTTGGGATGATGAGCAGTAGTTTACGGATGCCATTATTACAAGCTAAAGTGACGGCCGATTTACAAGAGGAAGCTTTAGGTATCAATCAAGGCATCGGCGTTTTGGTGCAGACACTGGGTCAAGCTTTGGGAGTGAGCATCTTAGCGGCGACAGGGGATTATCAATTGGCGGGGTATTTGAATGCGGTGACATTTTTACTTGCTGGGGTTGTTTTGCTATGCGGTTATGGTGCCTTAAAATTACCTTCAGTACCAGCCGCAACGACACCACCATTTCGTCAGTTATTGCAACAAGTACGAGTTGCGATGGAAGCCGGTGCACATATGAATGTGCTGGCGCTATTGGCCAGTGTTTTGTTGTTAAACGCGGTTGGGGCCAGTGTTGATGCTTTGTTGAACTTATACTTGATTGATCATGGCGCGGCGTTGCCACTTTCGTTTGGTAGTGCAGTGTTGGTGATGAATACCGCGTTTGTAATTGGGAGTGTCGCGGGTAACTTGCTACATACAGGTTGGTTTCAGAAATGGTCGTTTCGGGCTGTTATGTTGACGACGGTGGTGACTTTTGAAGGCTTGTTCATCAATCTGCTCAGTTGGCAAAACTATTGGGTGGTCGTTACAGTTATGATGATTGGCGGATTTTGTATGGGCCAAGCAAATCCTAAGTTGATGGCGAGTCTGTTAAAAGTAGCTGATCGACAAATTGTTGGGAGCTTAAGTGGAATCATCAACTCGCTTGCCACCATTTCAATTCCGATCGGTAGTGTTGGACTAGTATTATTGGCTAACGTTGTGGGCCCACAAGCGGCGTATTTGACAGCAATGGGATTATTACTGGCTTGTGGCGGGTGTTTATTCATTCGGCGCTGA